The proteins below are encoded in one region of Fibrobacter sp. UWT2:
- a CDS encoding glycoside hydrolase family 3 N-terminal domain-containing protein has product MYLKRAATIFLAAFAFAQAEDSQPDVQFVPLNSLTESLANVPYTAEALPQNDSAQTPYGLPRELLPLWDSLTIKQKAAQMVMVYMTPASFMLEHEFGGYLVMKNHLKNLDKFTDNIRTVNENMRIKPLVAADQEGGYVNRISVVAPQWEHTPSAKQMRAMSEDSIRALAKRIGAVLDSVGINLNLAPVLDPAKDSRGKNSFMEESKRSWGEDTLNAPKVRAFVQGMRESNVACVSKHFPGYDSWTNSDHQIAVSSTPRAKVAKNVEFFKTLASDIPVTMMSSVSFVRISSRPAVFEPKIVKMARDMSPETVFLTDDLWGVSLRAWVSGNERVRSKNYPAKDFRKLVRTALMAGNDMFMITYPQKAVEMVNYLAALSKQSKYYRERIEESSARILKMKYKAGIIK; this is encoded by the coding sequence ATGTATCTTAAACGAGCAGCAACAATCTTTTTAGCGGCATTTGCCTTTGCGCAGGCGGAGGATTCTCAGCCTGACGTACAGTTCGTTCCGTTGAACTCTTTGACGGAATCGCTTGCTAATGTACCGTACACCGCCGAAGCCTTGCCGCAAAACGATTCTGCGCAAACGCCTTATGGCCTCCCCCGCGAGCTCTTGCCGCTGTGGGATTCGCTGACGATCAAGCAGAAAGCGGCGCAGATGGTGATGGTGTACATGACGCCTGCATCGTTCATGCTTGAGCACGAATTCGGCGGATACCTGGTGATGAAAAATCACCTGAAGAATTTGGATAAATTCACCGATAACATCCGCACCGTCAACGAGAACATGCGAATCAAGCCGCTCGTGGCCGCCGACCAGGAAGGCGGCTACGTGAACCGCATCTCGGTTGTGGCGCCGCAATGGGAGCACACCCCGAGCGCTAAGCAAATGCGCGCCATGAGTGAAGATTCCATTCGCGCGCTCGCCAAAAGAATCGGTGCTGTGCTCGACAGTGTAGGAATCAACTTGAATTTGGCCCCCGTGCTCGACCCCGCCAAGGACAGCCGCGGCAAAAATTCGTTCATGGAAGAATCCAAGCGTTCTTGGGGCGAAGACACCTTGAATGCACCTAAGGTCCGCGCCTTTGTGCAGGGCATGCGCGAAAGCAACGTGGCCTGCGTATCGAAGCATTTCCCAGGTTACGATTCCTGGACCAACAGCGACCACCAAATCGCCGTGAGTTCAACCCCCAGGGCTAAAGTCGCGAAGAACGTAGAATTCTTCAAAACGCTCGCCAGCGACATTCCCGTAACTATGATGAGCAGCGTAAGCTTCGTGCGCATCTCAAGCCGTCCTGCCGTATTCGAGCCGAAAATTGTGAAGATGGCACGCGACATGTCGCCTGAAACAGTCTTCCTTACCGACGACCTGTGGGGCGTAAGTCTGCGCGCCTGGGTAAGCGGCAACGAACGCGTGCGCAGCAAGAACTACCCCGCCAAGGACTTCAGGAAACTCGTTCGCACTGCCTTGATGGCAGGCAACGACATGTTCATGATTACGTACCCGCAGAAAGCAGTTGAAATGGTGAATTACCTCGCCGCGCTTTCGAAGCAAAGCAAGTACTACCGCGAACGAATTGAGGAATCCTCCGCCCGCATACTTAAAATGAAGTATAAGGCGGGGATAATTAAGTAA
- a CDS encoding PolC-type DNA polymerase III has product MDDCEVVKTFSALVDPGMPIQPFVQNLTGITDEMVRGKPQFASIAEEVAELLKERIFVAHNVQFDSKFMRTELKRCCIKIDPPRLCTVKIARRFFPGLPSYSLHKLTQALELPEFNHHRALDDALAAAEILKLAYNKVGPEKILKEVKNLSTPKKAKVDAI; this is encoded by the coding sequence ATGGACGATTGCGAAGTGGTCAAGACTTTTTCGGCGCTGGTGGATCCGGGAATGCCGATTCAGCCTTTTGTGCAGAACCTTACGGGTATTACGGACGAAATGGTTCGCGGCAAGCCACAGTTTGCATCGATTGCCGAAGAAGTTGCGGAACTATTGAAGGAACGCATCTTTGTGGCGCACAATGTGCAGTTCGATAGCAAGTTCATGCGTACGGAACTCAAGCGTTGTTGCATTAAGATTGACCCGCCGAGGCTTTGTACGGTCAAGATTGCTCGCCGCTTTTTCCCTGGACTTCCGAGCTACAGCTTGCATAAGTTGACGCAGGCGTTGGAGCTGCCGGAATTCAATCATCACCGAGCTTTAGATGACGCGCTTGCAGCTGCAGAAATCCTGAAGCTTGCTTACAATAAAGTCGGGCCGGAAAAGATTCTTAAGGAAGTCAAGAATCTCTCGACCCCGAAAAAAGCGAAAGTCGATGCTATCTGA
- a CDS encoding CotH kinase family protein, with translation MNFPISAFVFAALLFCACSNSEGEFTGTAEIPATADYLPLNDTEYPYAGIPRIVIETENRTPVKDRKTEIPAKLQIWGENAPESEVLDLTIKGRGNSTLDMPKKGYKIEFVDKQPMLGMPADRDWALIGNYADKTLMKNLLAFRLSAGLGAYYTPRSQFAELYLNREYLGVYQLTETLKIGKNRIRVPSPSTTFLVEIDAKSHKDEHIYLTNLGKALNIHYPKELNTLSQDTLISFVNNFESYVQFMKEYKSLSLDQWINIKEYILYYWIQEFAKNLDANFYTSVYFTWSIDSRIFMGPVWDFDQAFGGHNDTKDTIPSEYGIRDRYWNKYLFEDTTFLLKAQEFWESHRNVFMSVLDTIDRYRAVLEKPAQNNFKRWDTPYATYDEAVHELRNWVAMRFIWIDQEQKKLKSELNHTVD, from the coding sequence ATGAATTTCCCGATTTCCGCTTTTGTTTTCGCCGCATTGCTTTTTTGCGCCTGCAGCAACAGCGAAGGGGAATTTACCGGAACAGCAGAAATCCCCGCAACAGCGGATTATCTACCTTTAAACGATACGGAATACCCTTACGCAGGAATCCCGAGAATCGTTATCGAAACCGAAAATCGAACCCCCGTCAAAGACCGCAAAACCGAAATCCCTGCCAAGCTGCAAATATGGGGCGAGAACGCCCCCGAAAGCGAAGTGTTGGATTTGACCATCAAGGGAAGGGGCAATTCCACCTTGGACATGCCCAAGAAAGGCTATAAAATTGAATTCGTCGACAAACAGCCCATGCTGGGAATGCCCGCCGACCGGGATTGGGCGCTAATCGGAAACTACGCCGACAAGACCTTAATGAAGAACCTGTTGGCCTTTCGGCTTTCGGCCGGACTGGGCGCCTATTACACGCCCCGGAGTCAATTCGCCGAACTGTACCTGAACCGGGAATACCTGGGAGTCTACCAACTCACCGAGACCCTCAAAATCGGAAAGAACAGAATCAGGGTACCGTCGCCAAGCACGACCTTTCTTGTCGAAATCGACGCAAAATCCCACAAGGACGAACACATTTATTTAACCAACTTGGGAAAAGCGCTCAACATCCATTACCCCAAAGAGCTGAACACCCTGTCTCAGGACACGCTGATTTCGTTCGTCAACAATTTCGAATCCTATGTTCAGTTCATGAAAGAGTACAAATCGTTGTCTTTAGACCAATGGATCAATATCAAGGAATACATTCTTTATTACTGGATTCAGGAATTCGCGAAGAACCTGGACGCCAACTTTTACACAAGCGTCTATTTCACATGGTCCATCGACAGTCGCATTTTTATGGGCCCCGTATGGGACTTCGACCAGGCTTTCGGAGGCCATAACGACACCAAAGACACTATACCATCGGAATACGGAATTCGTGACCGTTATTGGAACAAATACCTGTTCGAAGACACAACCTTCTTGCTAAAGGCCCAAGAATTCTGGGAATCGCACAGGAACGTTTTCATGTCGGTTCTGGATACAATCGACCGCTACCGAGCCGTGCTAGAAAAGCCCGCCCAAAACAACTTTAAGCGCTGGGACACTCCCTATGCGACCTATGACGAAGCCGTGCATGAGCTTAGGAACTGGGTCGCCATGCGCTTTATCTGGATCGACCAGGAACAGAAAAAGCTGAAAAGTGAGCTCAATCACACCGTTGACTAA
- a CDS encoding CotH kinase family protein: MRDCSAKILHLLLGAIIGCLVFGCSNSEGTDTVGTEIIAVVENSSDEIADSIPSQETSSAKIIDYLPIDDTEYPYAGIPRIVIETENYREIRDRETEIPAKLQIWGEHAPESEILDLTIRGRGNTSWDAPKTSFKIEFINKQEMLGMPKDRDWALIANYADKTLMKNYLAYHLSAELGAHYAPRCEFVEVYLNKEYLGVYLLTETVKIGKNRINIPNNTNSYVVEVDGKYRKDEQIIFSNIIKNSGNGKAFKVHNPKNAAEGSLITLQDHIQDFERYLKNIDNSYENNIAQWLDIDEFIKHYWIQEFSKNPDAGFYTSNYAPELGFFTSVFFTWTKNDVIRMGPVWDFDLAFGGHADKNLDQPQNWHFKNAYWNYYLFKDSTIQQLCRNFWVNQKDYFSSTLNTIDSIQSYLNSAASNNFKRWNILSSTSYNFHPFAYSNYSKAIVDLKNWISQRILWIDSNLDY; the protein is encoded by the coding sequence ATGCGAGATTGTTCCGCAAAGATACTCCACCTACTCCTAGGCGCCATTATCGGGTGCCTAGTTTTTGGATGTAGCAATAGCGAAGGGACAGACACTGTCGGAACAGAAATCATAGCCGTAGTTGAGAATAGCAGCGACGAAATTGCAGACTCCATCCCATCTCAAGAAACATCTTCCGCAAAGATCATCGATTACCTCCCCATCGACGACACGGAATACCCCTATGCAGGCATTCCGCGCATTGTAATTGAGACAGAGAACTACCGGGAAATCAGGGACCGTGAAACCGAAATCCCCGCCAAGCTACAAATCTGGGGCGAGCATGCCCCCGAAAGTGAAATCTTGGATTTGACCATAAGGGGGAGGGGGAATACTTCGTGGGACGCTCCCAAAACAAGTTTTAAAATTGAATTTATCAACAAGCAAGAAATGCTTGGAATGCCTAAAGACAGAGACTGGGCTTTAATTGCAAATTATGCAGACAAGACTCTGATGAAGAATTATTTAGCATACCATTTGTCCGCAGAACTGGGCGCACATTACGCACCTCGATGCGAGTTTGTCGAAGTGTATTTAAATAAGGAGTATCTTGGCGTCTATCTACTTACAGAAACCGTAAAAATTGGGAAAAACCGGATTAACATTCCCAACAATACAAATTCCTATGTTGTCGAAGTTGACGGCAAATATCGAAAAGACGAACAAATTATCTTTTCAAACATTATAAAAAATAGCGGGAACGGCAAAGCGTTCAAAGTCCACAATCCCAAGAACGCAGCAGAAGGTTCACTAATTACACTTCAAGATCACATTCAGGATTTTGAGAGGTATCTGAAAAATATTGATAATTCCTACGAAAACAACATCGCCCAATGGCTCGACATTGATGAATTCATAAAACACTATTGGATACAAGAATTTTCTAAAAACCCTGATGCAGGTTTTTATACAAGTAACTACGCCCCAGAATTGGGCTTTTTCACAAGCGTGTTCTTCACCTGGACAAAGAACGATGTTATACGAATGGGACCCGTTTGGGATTTCGACCTAGCATTCGGAGGTCACGCCGACAAGAACCTTGATCAACCACAAAACTGGCATTTTAAAAATGCTTATTGGAACTATTACCTATTTAAAGATTCAACGATTCAACAATTATGCCGCAATTTTTGGGTCAACCAAAAAGATTATTTTTCATCAACCCTCAACACCATCGATTCCATACAATCTTACCTAAATTCCGCAGCGAGTAACAACTTTAAACGGTGGAATATTCTGTCCAGTACCAGCTATAATTTCCATCCATTCGCTTATTCGAATTACAGCAAAGCAATCGTTGATTTAAAAAATTGGATAAGTCAAAGAATATTGTGGATTGATTCCAATTTAGATTACTAG